From a single Mobula birostris isolate sMobBir1 chromosome 13, sMobBir1.hap1, whole genome shotgun sequence genomic region:
- the LOC140207722 gene encoding probable G-protein coupled receptor 139, whose amino-acid sequence MLETFYRVRKIYFMIISVIGIPVNFVAIAILSRGKCGLSTCTTRYLVAMATADLLIVIFRVILWRVSYYYFPGTFLDITPLCSMISTLGMAATDCSVWFTVTFTLDRFVAIRCQKRKANYCTGKTAAVVLTTTGVLLCFKNVPNFFKYRPVKVIDNIPWDCIRKPGYYTQPGWVGYSWFSTVLTPLLPFLLILLFNALTVRHILVTSRVRKGLRGQSKAENRSDPEMESRRRSVILLLTISGSFIILWSVKFAEFLYYTFAGLNQNNYIDSEYIFEHTGDMLLILSCCTNTFIYGVTQSKFREQFISAAKYPLMLIIQLINKQNI is encoded by the exons ATGCTTGAAACATTTTACCGTGTCAGAAAAATATATTTCATGATAATTTCCGTTATTGGCATTCCTG TGAATTTCGTGGCGATTgcgatcctgtcccggggaaagtgcggcctctccacctgcaccactcgatacctggtggccatggcaacggCCGATCTACTAATCGTCATTTTTCGGGTCATCTTGTGGCGGGTcagttattattacttccccgggactttcctggacataACCCCCTTGTGCAGTATGATCTCTACCCTGGGTATGGCggccacagactgttctgtctggttcactgtcACATTTACGTtggatcggtttgtcgccatccgTTGCCAGAAGCGGAAAGCAAATTactgcaccgggaaaactgcggctgtggttctgacaacaaccggcgttctgctctgttttaaaaatgtgcCCAACTTCTTTAAATATCGCCCTGTGAAGGTCATCGACAATATACCATGGGACTGTATTCGGAAGCCGGGCTACTATACGCAacccgggtgggtgggatatAGCTGGTTTTCTACCGTCCTAACGCCATTGCTCCCATTCCTGTTAATACTcctgttcaacgctctgacagtcagacacattttagtgactagtcgagtccgtaaggggctgaggggtcagagcaaagcggagaaccgcagtgacccggagatggagagcaggaggaggtctgtgatcttacttctcaccatctctggaagcttcatcatcctgtggtcggtgaaATTTGCCGAGTTTCTTTACTACACTTTTGCCGGATTGAATCAAAATAATTATATCGATTCAGAATACATATTTGAACACACTGGAGACATGTTGCtgatattaagttgctgcacaaacactttTATCTATGGGGTGACGcagtccaagttcagagagcagttcatcagcgcagcgaaatatccgctcaTGTTAATTATTCAATTAATTAATAAACAGAATATTTAA